DNA sequence from the Phoenix dactylifera cultivar Barhee BC4 chromosome 13, palm_55x_up_171113_PBpolish2nd_filt_p, whole genome shotgun sequence genome:
ATATACATAAAAAATTTGataaatctattaattttttcaTCCCCATGATagggagaatttttttttccggCGCGCACCTCCGGAGAAAAGATGTGCCGCGAGTTAGCATCGTGGAAACTTCCTACCATTAATTAGGTTGTGGAAAACTCGGATAACTGACTATTTCGCCTCTTCCCATCATGTTACACGTGGCTGttgggaatttttttttaaaaaaatattaggcACCACTAGGTCGGTGGAATTGGTTTCACGTGGAATTGGACGGTGAGAGCGGTCTCTGATACAAGTGCTAGCCTTTTACGCACGCATCCAACGTGGTCCAAATGGAGCTCATCCATAATTGCTTCCGCGTCCCCGCGGTGGGCCCCGCCACGTAGGGAAGGACTACTAACGACGCCACAAGCATCGGTGGGTCCCAGGCCATCAAAATtttccatttattttttttttttgcgcgtTTTAGAGACCACCTCGTGGGCCCCACCTcaggatatatatatacatttatattagttttttattttttggtacaGCGGCTACTCATACATGTGTGTGAATGCAGCTCTTGAATACAGGAAAGGCCAAAGCGTGGTTGTCCCAAATGAAATCTCTTAAATGCTAAGCCATGAAGGAAATCATCCAATCCGCCGCACTATTTATCTCTATGTAGGCATGGATAGCCTAATGAAAAATGCACTCATCCAAAAGTCAGCGGATGCCGCACTCTTATTTTTGATAAACAAAAAGAAGaggcaagaggagaggagatcaAAGGAATCATCATCATCGGGCAGCCTTGAGTGATTCGACTTGAGATTTTCCACGAGGGCCCTTCCTCCTGATGTAGAGGCGATACTCGTCGAATGTCATAGGCTGGTAGAGAGCAGGGCGATCGGGTGTCACCAGCTCGGGGGCTGGTCCTATTAGCAAGTCACTCTTTGGGTTGTAGAAGAAGGCGAAAGATAGCCGCTCCGCTTCCGAATTCACCACCACCCTGTGCTCTACGCTCTTGTACGTCGCATTGCTTAACACCTGCCAGAAATTATATTGATATACTTAGTAAACAACTGTGCGATCGTAAGGTTGATAATGTCACATGGATTTTAGAATCACGTCTAATTTAGAATTTTGGCTTTAACATGTAAGGTTGTGTCATGCCATGGCCAATCCAAAAGTGTCGCATCCTATGGGAGTCCCAAAGGCTATACTCAATTAATAATTTCCTAATAATAATTAGAGGAGCCATGATGTCATGAGGCGTTGTTGATGACGGATATGGGTTGGACCAAGTAATGGGAGGCGTGGCATGCGGGGACGAGCAAGGGTACGTTGAAACAATGGAAGGAGCACGTGTGTTTGAACTTGGAGCGAGGGAGAGAACCAACCAAAAATTACCCTTTGCCTCGCCTCTTTGAAGTATCAACTCTTCtggaagcgtggaaaatgaGATGCTTGTCCATTGCTGAAATTTATCTTCCAATTAAGATAAACCCGCTGTTATTTTTCTAATTAAGAGAAACTGATCATATCCGCCTCAGCGTTAAGGTGATATAGCCTGGGAAGCAATTATAATAAGCGGGCTTTCATGGAAAGGGCTTTGATAATAGAAAAGTGCCATTAGAGGCAGGGATGAGACAAGGGGGAAGAAAACGACGAACAGAGACGTGTGAGAGCACAGAACTGGACTAGCGGCCGTAGCGAGAAAAAGGTTCTTGGCCTTTTGGTTACGGACGAAGGAGGAGACTGCAGGGCGCTGGTCCGAGTCGTCCTTGATCACTCGCTGCGCTTTGATCACAGAAAGAAGAAGCAGCAGGGAAGGATAGAGACCAACTACTCAAAACCTTGTAGCTAGGTGGCCCGGTCATGGCGACAGGCTGAGACACGAGGTGATTGCTATACCTGAACTTGATCTCCGACGTTGATGATGAAGGAATCGGGAACCGGCTGAACGGTGACCCAAGCATCGCCTCGGCGAACCTGAAGGCCCTTGACGCGGTCGTCGGCCAGGAGGACGGTTATGCCGCCGGGGTCCGAATGCGAGGAGAGGCCAAGGGTGAGGTCCGGTTGGGGGCACTTGGGGTAGAAATTGACCCTCATGCAGGCTCCAGCGTCATCCCCGCCGAACGCCTTCTGCAGGAAATCGGCGTTCAGTCCCAGGCCTAACGACAGCACCTTCATCACTCTCTCGCACAGCTTTATCAATTCATGTCCATACTCGTCGGTAGTCTCCCTGCTGATCCAAATCGACCGGTATGTTTaatattgctttctttttcattaTGTTGGACATATGCCATCTTCAACtttaagagaaagaagaataatCGATCCGATGCTTTTTAAAGAACGAGAAAGAACATGGTTCGTTAATACCTCAAGGTAGAAGGAAGGGCGGGCCACTTGGTATGGCTTTTGAGGGATTGGGGGAGGACGTGGAGGAAGTAGTAGTCACCCCAGTCGAGAATGGCACCCTTCTGGATCCCGAGGCGGCTGCCGTAGCCCTCGTAAGTCTTCGGGGAATTGGCATACACCTGCTTCGCTTCCATGGGTAGGTGGAAGAAGCCCCTCCACACTTGCCTCATCCTTCTCATCAAACCTGGGTCCACCCCATGGTTCACCACCTGGAAGAACCCCCAGTCCCTGCACGCGCTCGACACCGCCTGGACGACCGCCGCGCAGTCGACGGTGCCATCTCCGGCGAGCGAGGCGAGGTCGACGACAGGGATGCTGAGGTCGGCGCACGGGGCCGAAGAAGGGCGGTCGGAGGGCGGCTTTACGTATCTGCCGGGGATCGTGTTGGCGCCGCTGTCCGACAGGGACTGGACGCGGACGACTGGTTCGGGCCAGTCTTGGAGGCAATCCATGCGCAGCAAATATCAACTCCTCCGATCGCCGAGATCAGATTCTACGATACAACAAGTACAAAAGGGTAGTACGAGGATGATGCTATGGCACGACTTTTTTCGGCCAACCATGATAGGATCTATCTCATATATAAAGAGATTGAGGGAGacgtagaagaagaagaacacttgagagagaaaaggaggaggagggataaGGGGAATGGTGCAGAGAGTAAAAGGAGGGGGAAAAGGGGTGGCTAGCTATGCTGTGGAAGAGGTGGAAGGTCTATGAGTGGTACTGCTGGACGAAAGGGACGTAGACGCAAACGTGATTTAAATGCGGAATAACAAATGGGATGCTCTCGTCTTTGTCTtgtcttggatttttttttttattcaacaAGAGAAGGCTTTGTCCTCATAAGATTAGGACGTTGACAAAGCCGACATGCACGAGCCTGAGAACAGAGAAATTATACCCTACACTGATTCGAGGGATACAattcacagagagagagagagaggtgttcAAAATCGCGTGGTATAATGACTTCTTGTTAGTCTTCCTTCCAGCAGCTAGCGTTATGGGGGAGAGAGCAGTTGGGTGGGAGGAACCAATTTGCGGCACGGCTTTATGCCAACTTGGCTGCCTTTGAATCCGTTCATCCCCTCAACGGCGTCTTCACATATAGCTTCATGGTCATGGCCGACCCATGAATGTTTTTGAGTATGTGGGAGGTTGGCATGGATAcctatttatttacttatttttcTTCGGTGGGCCCATGGCCATCCCTTTGACATAGACGTTGTTGATTCTTGAAGGTCGGCCGGATGCAATGGGTCGGAGTTGGTTCGGTCAATCGGCTTAGAGTTGAATGAGTTGGCTAACTAGGTTGCCACGGCATTAACGGCTAATTGAATTGGCCAGGTCGATCGGGCTCACATTCCCGTGCTTGCAGATATTGGAGTTATGTGGTTGGCCGCTAGTTTTCAGTACTTTTCCAGGCTGAAGAGGGCCCAGTTGCATTAGAGAGATCCAATGGCTTTTTCCAATTTACATTTAGATGAAAAGATGATGATGTTTGTCTTAAAGAAGATGCATAAGGTAACAAACAAAACTGTAAGCTTGCTATCCTGTGCTGAGGACTTTAAGGCTTATATATAACTAATATAGTGCCAAAGTCATAGGTCTCCCGGCAGCCATACATCCTATGCATCCTAATTATTCCTAATTGCCTGAAGAGTAGAATAAATCATCACAGCCCAAGGAAGTATAGCATGTAAAGGGCGCAGCAGCTATCAACGTGGCCTGAAGGAAACAGCCAAGGTAGCCTTTAAAGGGACTGACGTGCATGGGCAGAAAAATGTTTGGAGCCCACATCAAAAAACAACATCCCATGTAACTATATTATTCCATTTTGTAACTTCAAGCCGACCAGAATGACATTCAGAATTTTTGTTAACTAGCATCAAGTCAATAGTCATCTCTAGTTTTTCATAAAGATCACTTTGGCTTACGAAAGATTGGCGATTCTAAGTACAATTTAGACGGCTGATGCACATAACCTTTCATAATTATTATAGATGGTTATCTTTCGATGACCAAATTAAAGTTAGGTTTTACAGTCAAAACTTCTAATAAAATTGAAATTCATGTCTACCTCTTCGAGATTGTTAATATTCGCATGCTTTGATTTGATCATGTTTAGCTCCGTTATTACTTGAGACCGATTGATGCATATGAATTTGATCAAAgttcaaagaagaaaagaagggattGAATAAATCCATATGCTTCAAATTAAATCTCCAGAGTTCCAAATCAAAACAGTGTCCAATTGAGATCTGAGAGATCCATGACAAAGACACAGCAGGCCTGCACCTACCCAAAATGAGATCCCAGCTGATCCTCCCCAACCCCCGACCAATGCCTCGAAGACCCGAGAGAGGCATGTGGCGCCTCAAGGTGGTTGAGCTTGGGGCATCAGAAAGACCAAACCTGCCCTTAGAATCCAATGGCAGATATGGATACATAGTCCATTGGAGAAGTGTAGAGAGATGATGATGTTGATGATGATGAACGAACAAACTTAAACATGTCCATTAATTCAGATTGATAGTGATCTAACGATGTCATGGATGTCTAAGTTGATGATTAAGATGTTAAGAAATTCTTAATTTAAAAGAACCAATGAGCCACACGCAAGTGCGCACGTCATCATAAGGTgcatgatattattattatttcatcTAGAAGCAAGCATGCGTATATCCTATTATACGAATGCGACAggcatgtacaatacatgtgcTCTGTTCCATAGAGAACATATAGGGATGGCCATGATATACTTTCTTGTTTGGATAAGATAGCCATTTAAGTAAATTATTCTagtgttaattttttttaataaaaaaacagatattgctcaaataaaaaaataaaaagaaaaatagatagaGTAGGACAACTTTGATTAGAAGATGGCGTTTGATTTAAAGCTCTATCAATAATTGTGATAAAATTGGAAATCTCGCATCAATGAAGAGAAATATCCTTTGAGAACTACATTTAGGCCATGACGTTGTATTGTtgttcatttattattatttggacGGTGAGGAGGGTTCGAGGCATAGGAAGTTAATTGACTTAAATACCTATCGTGGTGCGATTTTAACTTGTGCTACCGATCTAGTTGGTCCTAATTGCTCAGT
Encoded proteins:
- the LOC103706685 gene encoding probable 2-oxoglutarate-dependent dioxygenase At3g111800 isoform X2: MDCLQDWPEPVVRVQSLSDSGANTIPGRYVKPPSDRPSSAPCADLSIPVVDLASLAGDGTVDCAAVVQAVSSACRDWGFFQVVNHGVDPGLMRRMRQVWRGFFHLPMEAKQVYANSPKTYEGYGSRLGIQKGAILDWGDYYFLHVLPQSLKSHTKWPALPSTLRETTDEYGHELIKLCERVMKVLSLGLGLNADFLQKAFGGDDAGACMRVNFYPKCPQPDLTLGLSSHSDPGGITVLLADDRVKGLQVRRGDAWVTVQPVPDSFIINVGDQVQVLSNATYKSVEHRVVVNSEAERLSFAFFYNPKSDLLIGPAPELVTPDRPALYQPMTFDEYRLYIRRKGPRGKSQVESLKAAR
- the LOC103706685 gene encoding probable 2-oxoglutarate-dependent dioxygenase At3g111800 isoform X1: MDCLQDWPEPVVRVQSLSDSGANTIPGRYVKPPSDRPSSAPCADLSIPVVDLASLAGDGTVDCAAVVQAVSSACRDWGFFQVVNHGVDPGLMRRMRQVWRGFFHLPMEAKQVYANSPKTYEGYGSRLGIQKGAILDWGDYYFLHVLPQSLKSHTKWPALPSTLSRETTDEYGHELIKLCERVMKVLSLGLGLNADFLQKAFGGDDAGACMRVNFYPKCPQPDLTLGLSSHSDPGGITVLLADDRVKGLQVRRGDAWVTVQPVPDSFIINVGDQVQVLSNATYKSVEHRVVVNSEAERLSFAFFYNPKSDLLIGPAPELVTPDRPALYQPMTFDEYRLYIRRKGPRGKSQVESLKAAR